A genome region from Alphaproteobacteria bacterium includes the following:
- the sppA gene encoding signal peptide peptidase SppA has product MAEQVVVKKQGGFFHGLWNLLKGFLLMMGFSFFILVIMIGVAIGRAMDDKPEALPSKILLTYTFKAGIGEKLPKPSVTQPFVHTSATIRDLTEALEGAAKDDRVKGFLATIEDVQFSVAQVQELRDAIAHFRKAGKFAYIFGESYGEMSSGMSDYYFASAFGQLWLQPVGIVGITGISAQVPFVKGTFDKVGVTAQFGHKGLYKSAPETFTATDMSAPNRMALTEMIGDLSRQMIGGIAEARGLTPEAVRQLVDNAPYNDQDALKAKLVDKIGYHDEVLAAARKEAGLAEKDDTVDLSDYSPEAKTKPKGLRGFIDEVKKEVEKEEQKKTGGKGKRKIALVLGSGEIVSFGGAHAGMGDSGIEANDIVDAFKDAREDKDVAAVVFRIDSPGGSPNAAETIRRAVIETQKAGKPVIVSMGSYAASGGYWVATPADWIVAQPGTITGSIGVFGGKFVFADLWSRIGVNWVTISEGAHAGMWSFNRLFTDEEMAKFEATLDNIYEAFLQRVMQGRKMTHDQAFNVAEGRAWTGAQAKERGLVDELGGLARAIEVAKERAKIDPKDDTEVEQFPAEESPLDMLLDFAGSKSSLKPNLSITPQQLREMIEQQARALQSQNLKAPVIEIH; this is encoded by the coding sequence ATGGCCGAGCAGGTAGTTGTCAAGAAACAGGGCGGGTTTTTCCATGGCCTGTGGAATTTGCTCAAGGGCTTTTTGCTGATGATGGGCTTCTCTTTCTTCATCCTCGTCATCATGATCGGTGTTGCCATCGGCCGCGCGATGGATGACAAGCCCGAAGCGCTGCCCTCGAAAATCCTGCTGACCTATACCTTTAAAGCTGGCATCGGCGAAAAGCTGCCGAAGCCATCGGTCACGCAGCCATTTGTGCATACGAGCGCGACCATCCGCGACCTGACCGAAGCACTTGAGGGTGCTGCGAAGGATGACCGCGTGAAGGGCTTCCTTGCGACGATCGAAGATGTGCAGTTCAGCGTGGCACAGGTGCAGGAATTGCGCGATGCCATCGCCCATTTCCGCAAGGCCGGCAAATTCGCCTATATATTCGGCGAAAGCTATGGCGAGATGTCATCCGGCATGTCGGATTATTATTTTGCCTCGGCCTTCGGCCAGTTGTGGCTGCAGCCGGTCGGCATCGTCGGCATCACCGGCATTTCAGCACAGGTGCCTTTCGTGAAGGGCACGTTCGACAAAGTCGGCGTGACCGCGCAATTCGGGCACAAGGGGCTTTATAAATCTGCGCCCGAAACCTTTACCGCGACCGACATGAGCGCGCCCAACCGCATGGCCCTGACCGAAATGATCGGCGATCTGTCGCGCCAGATGATCGGCGGTATCGCCGAAGCGCGCGGGTTGACGCCGGAAGCCGTGCGCCAGCTGGTCGATAACGCGCCTTATAACGACCAGGACGCGCTGAAGGCGAAACTGGTCGATAAGATCGGCTATCACGACGAAGTGCTGGCGGCGGCGCGCAAGGAAGCGGGGCTTGCCGAAAAAGACGACACTGTCGATCTTTCCGACTATTCGCCCGAAGCCAAGACCAAGCCGAAGGGCCTGCGCGGCTTTATTGATGAAGTGAAAAAAGAAGTCGAGAAGGAAGAACAGAAAAAAACCGGCGGCAAGGGGAAGCGCAAGATCGCGCTGGTGCTGGGTTCCGGTGAAATCGTTTCGTTCGGCGGTGCGCATGCCGGTATGGGCGACAGCGGCATCGAGGCGAATGATATCGTCGATGCGTTCAAGGACGCGCGCGAGGACAAAGATGTAGCAGCCGTCGTCTTCCGCATCGACAGCCCGGGCGGGTCCCCGAACGCGGCTGAAACTATCCGCCGCGCCGTGATCGAAACGCAAAAAGCGGGCAAGCCCGTCATCGTTTCCATGGGCAGCTATGCGGCATCGGGCGGCTATTGGGTGGCGACGCCCGCCGACTGGATCGTTGCGCAGCCCGGTACCATCACGGGTTCCATCGGCGTGTTCGGCGGCAAATTCGTGTTCGCGGATTTGTGGAGCCGGATCGGCGTCAACTGGGTCACGATCTCCGAAGGCGCTCATGCGGGCATGTGGTCTTTCAACCGCCTGTTCACGGACGAAGAAATGGCGAAGTTCGAAGCGACGCTCGACAATATCTACGAGGCCTTCCTGCAGCGTGTGATGCAAGGACGCAAGATGACGCATGACCAGGCATTCAACGTGGCCGAAGGCCGCGCCTGGACCGGCGCGCAGGCGAAGGAACGCGGGCTGGTCGATGAACTGGGCGGCCTTGCGCGCGCCATCGAAGTCGCAAAAGAACGCGCCAAGATCGACCCGAAAGACGATACCGAGGTGGAACAGTTCCCCGCCGAAGAATCGCCGCTCGACATGCTGCTGGACTTCGCGGGCAGCAAATCGTCGCTGAAGCCCAACCTGTCGATCACCCCGCAACAGTTGCGCGAGATGATCGAACAACAGGCGCGGGCGCTCCAGTCACAGAACCTGAAAGCGCCGGTCATCGAAATTCACTGA
- the aroC gene encoding chorismate synthase: MSASTYGSLFTFTTWGESHGPAIGCVIDGVPPQIELSESDIQQFLDRRKPGQNRFTTQRQEEDKVKILSGVFEGHTTGTPVSLLIENTDARSKDYSEIKDKYRPGHADFTYDQKYGFRDYRGGGRSSARETASRVAAGAVARKVLQSRLGDGIAIRAGVVQVGPHKIDRGNWDWTQAAENHFFTPDAAIIPVWEEFLDKTRKAGSSAGAIVEVVASGFPAGLGAPLADKLDADLAKAMMGINAVKGVEIGAGFACVEMGGEVNSDQIRIENGKPKFLSNNAGGILGGISTGQDIVVRIAFKPTSSILTPMLTINKHMEETEIVTKGRHDPCVGLRGAPVAEAMMALVLCDHLLRHIAQTAK; the protein is encoded by the coding sequence ATGTCAGCCAGCACCTACGGCAGCCTGTTCACCTTTACGACTTGGGGCGAAAGCCACGGCCCGGCGATCGGCTGCGTGATCGATGGCGTGCCGCCGCAAATTGAACTGTCCGAATCCGATATCCAGCAATTCCTCGACCGTCGCAAGCCGGGCCAGAACCGCTTCACGACGCAGCGGCAGGAAGAAGATAAAGTCAAAATACTGTCCGGCGTTTTCGAAGGCCACACGACCGGTACGCCCGTCAGCCTGCTGATAGAAAACACCGATGCACGGTCGAAGGACTATTCCGAGATCAAGGACAAATACCGTCCGGGCCATGCGGATTTCACTTACGACCAAAAATACGGCTTCCGCGATTATCGCGGCGGCGGGCGGTCATCGGCGCGCGAAACGGCAAGCCGCGTGGCAGCCGGTGCAGTCGCGCGCAAGGTTTTGCAGTCGCGCCTTGGCGACGGCATTGCGATCCGGGCCGGTGTGGTGCAAGTCGGCCCCCATAAAATCGATCGGGGCAACTGGGACTGGACGCAGGCCGCTGAAAACCACTTCTTCACGCCCGATGCAGCGATCATTCCGGTTTGGGAAGAATTCCTTGATAAAACCCGCAAGGCAGGATCGAGCGCGGGCGCGATTGTCGAAGTCGTCGCCAGCGGTTTTCCCGCAGGCCTCGGCGCGCCGCTGGCCGACAAGCTGGATGCCGATCTTGCAAAAGCGATGATGGGCATCAATGCGGTGAAAGGTGTCGAGATTGGTGCGGGCTTTGCTTGCGTCGAGATGGGCGGCGAAGTGAATTCCGACCAGATCCGCATCGAAAACGGCAAACCGAAATTCCTGTCGAATAATGCGGGCGGCATTCTGGGCGGCATTTCGACGGGGCAGGATATCGTTGTGCGCATCGCGTTCAAGCCGACCAGTTCGATTCTCACGCCCATGCTGACGATTAATAAACACATGGAAGAAACCGAAATCGTGACGAAGGGCCGTCATGATCCTTGCGTCGGATTGCGCGGCGCGCCTGTTGCCGAAGCGATGATGGCGCTTGTGCTGTGCGATCACCTGCTGCGTCATATCGCACAAACCGCAAAATAA
- the fabI gene encoding enoyl-ACP reductase FabI: MTNALPLMKGKRGLIMGVANDRSIAWGIAEMAHKHGAELAFTFQGDALEKRVRPLAESVQSKIVLPCDVTNHESIDTTFSAIEKEWGGLDFVVHAIAYSDKNELDGLYLNTTRDNFLKTMDISVYSFTAVAQRAVPLMKNGGSLITMTYHGAERVMPHYNVMGVAKAALEASVRYLASDVGKNGIRVNAISAGPIKTLAASGIGDFRYILKWNELNAPLRRNVTTEDVGGAGLFLLSDLGAGVTGEIMYVDSGYNTIGMVAVDSAKQTAELLQGISG; encoded by the coding sequence ATGACGAATGCCCTCCCGCTTATGAAAGGCAAACGCGGCCTGATCATGGGCGTCGCCAATGACCGTTCCATCGCCTGGGGCATCGCCGAAATGGCGCACAAGCACGGCGCGGAGCTTGCCTTCACTTTTCAGGGCGATGCTTTGGAAAAACGTGTGCGCCCGCTGGCTGAATCTGTGCAGTCTAAAATCGTGCTGCCTTGCGACGTGACCAATCATGAAAGCATCGACACCACTTTCTCCGCGATCGAGAAAGAATGGGGCGGGCTTGATTTCGTCGTCCATGCGATTGCCTATTCCGACAAGAACGAACTGGACGGCCTGTACCTGAACACCACGCGCGACAATTTCCTGAAGACGATGGATATCTCCGTCTATTCCTTCACGGCCGTTGCGCAGCGCGCCGTGCCGCTCATGAAAAACGGCGGCAGCCTGATCACCATGACCTATCACGGCGCGGAACGCGTCATGCCCCATTACAACGTGATGGGCGTGGCCAAGGCGGCGTTGGAGGCTTCGGTGCGCTATCTGGCAAGCGATGTAGGCAAAAACGGCATCCGCGTGAACGCGATTTCGGCGGGTCCCATCAAGACGCTGGCAGCATCCGGCATCGGCGATTTCCGTTACATCCTGAAATGGAATGAACTGAACGCGCCCTTGCGCCGGAACGTGACGACCGAGGATGTGGGCGGCGCGGGCCTGTTCCTGCTGTCCGACCTCGGCGCGGGCGTGACGGGCGAAATCATGTATGTCGATAGCGGCTATAACACGATCGGCATGGTCGCGGTTGATTCCGCGAAACAGACCGCCGAACTGCTGCAGGGCATTTCGGGTTAA